The Cytobacillus oceanisediminis genomic interval AGATAGAGTATACCGGTTAAAAGAGAAGACCAGACAATAAGCTGAAAAAAAATCACACCAGCGATGCCGGCTGCAGTCAATGAAGAACTGGCTTTATAAACAAAATAACTGAAATAAATAAAGGTGGCGGCCGCAAAGAGGATGCCAATTCCGGCATAACTGAACAGACTCAGAAGCGACAAGGCGCCTCCAATAAAATAGATGGCCGAACCTTGCCTTGCCTTTGTCAGACTTTCCCCTTCCAGATCTTTTGAAAAGAATAGAAGTGAAAGTCCATTGACCGTATCTGCAACCAATTTCAGGGCGGCAAACACCATAAAAAAAATGACCAGGAGGAGAACCGTAAGTGACAGCTTTACGCCGCCTTCTGAAAAGAACTCCAGCATCCCCTGGTAAACTCCTGATTTTTCCAGAAAATAAACTAATTCCATCTGGGTTTTTAATGCCAGAGAAGTACTAAACAAAATAATCGCGAAGAGTGGAAAATAACTCGTCAGATATGTATTTTTCATTTTTCCCCATCCATATACGCCTTTCTTTACTCTAGCTATCTATTATCAGTGAATTTCATAATTTTTACAACAGCTTATCCCGTCTGTATATTTCAGTGTTTCCCGGCATAGACATAAACTATATTCTAGTAAATCTTGCGGTAAATAGAGAAAAGGGGGCAGGAAATGAAAAAAGGAATATGCTGTTTTTTGTTTGCAGTCTTGCTGTCAGCTCAGTACCTTATGCCTGCGAAAGCTGCTGATGCTGAAAAAGAGTTCGAGGACATCCTTGAAGAACAGCTTCGCAGCACAGTTCATTATTACAGCGAAGACTCCTTTTCGGTCATTGATGCATACGGTATGCAGGGGCAAGTAACAAAAGTTGTTGCACCTGATGACCCGCAAACATCGCAAAATGAAGAGGAAATTGAAGAATATTCATCTCATATCGGAATTGTTTTTTTGGAATTAGAGCAAAAAAGAGATGACTTATTTATTTTTAAGAAGAAAGATTTCTTTTACTATGATTTTGATAAAAATGAATTCCTGACAGCATCCAATGTGCTCGGCAATGAATCAATCAGGGAATTTTTTGAATTGTATTCGGACGATATTGAGAAAAATATTACGCCCTTCTCCAAATTTCTCTTTTTATTCTTCCTTTCCTTCATCATTACGGTCCCGCTATTCATCATGATTTTTCATAACCGCGGCCGAAGCAAATTTTAATACAGCAGTAAGAGAGGATGAGCCGTATCTCATCCTCTTCTTGTTGTCTAGCTCCAGCGCCTACCCCCTCGAGGTGTCGGGGCTGGCAAGGCGCTTCCGCTTTTCTTATGACGCTGTCTGTATCCTCACATATTCTCTCGGTTCAAATACCTTCATCTTTTGTTTATTTTCAGCTTCCATTTTGTAATTTGCCGGTAATAATTCGACCACTTCTTCTTCGTCTGCCGGAATATAGAATTCCCTTTTGGTTTGGTGGTCCAATATCCAGGCGCCTGCAAACAGCAGGGCAAAGATTGTAATGGCTGCTGAAATTTTATGCTTAATCATGCACAACACCACCTAAGAGTAGTGTGCGTAGATCAATGATTTTTTATACAAAAATGCTGCTTTTGGAGAAATTTTTTCAAAAAAATTTTTCCTGATTAATTCGTGTTTCTACCTATTTAATAAGAATGGATAAATCCTTTACTGATAAGGGTTTGAAGAATGCACAGACTTTATTTTTAGGTTATAATTTGTTCAGAGGTGCATGAGCGGATAGTAATGATGAATATGGCACGCCTGTCATGCCTGCCCTGGCTGGATAATATGGGGGAAGGTGGAAAAACTTTTATTAAGCGCTTTACATATAGCAGAAAAAGTTTTATACATGCTGCGGAAGAAAAATACAGTTTTCCAAATATGCTGAACTGTTAGATGCCATATTTTGCCGCTTCATCAAGCTGCATAATAGGATCCTTTGTTGAGTAACACACAATTAATTTAAAGGGGGTAATGTTTTGTCTTTGCTTCACCTGGCAATAATTTCACCATTTTTGCTTGCCATCCTTGTGCCTATTGCGTACAAGCTGTTTAGGCAGATACATACGGGTTGGTTCGTACTTCCTCTGCCAATCCTTTTATTCAGTTATTTTATCTCTTATTTATCCATCACCTCCAATCAGCAATCCGTCACAAAATCTTTTTCATGGATTCCCACTCTTGGAATCGATTTCACGGCTAAAGTAGACGGGCTTGGTTTGCTTTTTTCTTTGCTGATTACCGGAATAGGGGCATTGGTTGTTCTGTATTCCATCTATTACTTGGATAAAAACAAAGAAAAACTAAAC includes:
- a CDS encoding DUF5366 family protein, which encodes MKNTYLTSYFPLFAIILFSTSLALKTQMELVYFLEKSGVYQGMLEFFSEGGVKLSLTVLLLVIFFMVFAALKLVADTVNGLSLLFFSKDLEGESLTKARQGSAIYFIGGALSLLSLFSYAGIGILFAAATFIYFSYFVYKASSSLTAAGIAGVIFFQLIVWSSLLTGILYLSLKIYNSIMASLPI